Genomic window (Bacteroidota bacterium):
TCCATCCGGAATAAAGGAGAAGGAGAGTTTGAAACCGTTGATCATGGAACCTTTCGTTTTGTGCCTATGCTCTCCGACACAGCCAATGACTAGAATAAAATTTGTTCACTAATAAATTGCATTGCGTAAACAAAGCTATCTTTGTAATTGTTTTGCATGAATTCAAATACAATCATTATTATTAAAAAGATCCAATTATGAAAAAGTTTATCAAATTATTTGCATTTCTTATCCTGGCAGGATCGGTTGTTCTTTCTTCCTGCAAGAAAGATGACGATGACGACACTACTCCGGTTGTTGAAAACCCAACCATCAATTTCCTGGTAGAACCGGGATTTGTTTCCGGTGATGTTACCGTGAATGTCGGAGACGCTTTTAAAGTTAAGGTTTATGCAGCGCAAAACGCCAGCACAAAGAAAAACATCACTGGCATTAATGTCAGGAGGATCTTCAACAATCAAACCGTTGGAGACACTACACTTGCCTTCAATGACCCTGAAGTCACCCTTACCGTAAATTTCGAGGCACAGCCGGTTGCCGGCATTGAAACCCTTGAGTTCAAAGCCATCGATAAAGACGGGAAATCGAAAATGATCAGCCTTAAAGTTACAACCATTGAGATTAGTATTCCCGTAACGAAATATGCCAATATCACGCTGGGGTCATTCAATGATCAGACCTACGGCAGCTTTTTCTCCACATCCAACGGGCAGGTTTATTTCAAAGCGGATGCCACCAACAACCAGGCCCTGATCGATTTCGCATTCTTCCTGGGAACCACGAACGGAGCTACCATCGGCTCACCATCAAATGTAACCCTTCAGGGTGTGTTTGGTATCGAAGCATGGACAGTAAAAAATCAGACCGGCATGGTTAAACCGGCTCCCATTACTGCAGCCGAATTCGATGCCATTGGCGCGGAATATGATTTCCCCGACTTCCAAAGCTCCATCGACCTGGTGAACCAACTTGCACCCAACGACGTGATCTTTTTCATGACCCAGGGAATGAAGCTGGGATTCATCAAAGTGAACTCCGTAAATAAAAGAGGAGACGTTATTAATATTGATGTGATCATAGAAGACTAGCCGGGAAATCGGAGATCGGAGATCGGAGATCGGAGATCGGAGAATGAATTTAAAATTTTACATTTAAAAATTTGCAATTCATTCTTCGATCGTCGATCGTCGATCATTTGATCGTCGATCGTCGATCTTCGATTATTTGTTCTTTTTCCGAATTGTCTCCATCCAACCATGTTATCTCCGTTCCTTTCTTTTCCATTCTGCGGAACCAGGTCATTTGTCTTTTGGCAAACTGATGTATAGCAGTGTTTAACAAGCGGAACATTTCTTCATAAGATATTTCTCCCAGGATGTATTGGGTGAGATAGCGATATTCCAGTCCGTAAAATTTCAGTTTTTCGGGAGAAATGCCTTGTTCGAGAAGAGACCTCACTTCATCAATCATTCCCTGGTCAAGTCGCTTTTTCAGGCGTTCGGTTATGCGTGTACGTATAATTTTGCGGTCGAAAGTTATACCGAAGACTATGCTTTCGAATTCAGGAAATGGTGTTTCCTCCTCAGGATGTTCTTTGTAGTAGTATCCGATTTCCAGTGCGCGGATTAGGCGGTCGGTAGCTTCGGTGTCGGTAACGTTATGCAGCGACTTCATGACCAAAAGTTCATCAATGAGGCGGTCGTGCGGTTTGCCTTCCAGCTTTGTTCTAAGTTCTTTGTTTTCAGGCACCCTGACCAGCTTATAGCGGTCGAGAACAGCCTCGATATACATGCCCGTCCCACCGCATAGGATAGGCTGCCTGCCCCTGGAAACAATATCCTCAAAAGCCCTGATAAAATCCCGCTGGTACTCGAAAACATTGTATTCATAGCCGGGATCGACGATATCCACCAAGTGGTACGGAATGATCTTCTCCCCTACCTTGTAATCCTCATAATCCTTGCCGGTACCCAGGTCCATGCCGCGGTACACCTGCCGGGAGTCGGCGCTGATGATCTCACCGTTGATCCTGCCGGCCAGCAAGGCAGCCAATCGCGTTTTCCCTGTTGCCGTGGGACCCAGGATCACGATCAGCTTATGTTTTTTGTCGTCTTTCATAACTCCAGGGGTTTGCCAGGATGGCGTCTTCTTGAATGGCTTCTTCCTTTTCAACGAGAAAATCCCGGATCCTGTTCAAATCTTCAACAGACAAACAGGTAAAATCAAGATCTTCCAGGATGTTTTCCAGTCCGTTTCCCGGATAAAACCGCTCAAACAAAGATACTAAGCTTTTCTCATCCCCAAAACCGGCTTCCTGCTGCCGGCTTTTCAGGTATTGCA
Coding sequences:
- the miaA gene encoding tRNA (adenosine(37)-N6)-dimethylallyltransferase MiaA, whose amino-acid sequence is MKDDKKHKLIVILGPTATGKTRLAALLAGRINGEIISADSRQVYRGMDLGTGKDYEDYKVGEKIIPYHLVDIVDPGYEYNVFEYQRDFIRAFEDIVSRGRQPILCGGTGMYIEAVLDRYKLVRVPENKELRTKLEGKPHDRLIDELLVMKSLHNVTDTEATDRLIRALEIGYYYKEHPEEETPFPEFESIVFGITFDRKIIRTRITERLKKRLDQGMIDEVRSLLEQGISPEKLKFYGLEYRYLTQYILGEISYEEMFRLLNTAIHQFAKRQMTWFRRMEKKGTEITWLDGDNSEKEQIIEDRRSTIK